Genomic window (Zonotrichia albicollis isolate bZonAlb1 chromosome 11, bZonAlb1.hap1, whole genome shotgun sequence):
ACACAATTAGCACGTTCCCAGGTCCATCCCACCTGAACACAAGGCAGCAGAGTAACAGCCCCAGCTTCAGACAGAGCCCCAGAGACGCGGCTCCTGCCAGCTTCCAGATTCCCACAAAATCCAGCCTGAAGCCCCTGCCCAGGTGGAAACCTtccagggcacagcacatcGGGTTCCCCAGGGAGCCCACACGGGTTATGGGGTGTGGGGACCCTCTGGAGGGAGCTTGGCATGCGGGCTGAGCAGAGCCGTAAACGCAGGAATGCCTGGGAAAGGAGCGAATTAAAACGTGCGAGACTTGGCAAGGGGACACTCACAGCCCTTGCAGCCCAAGgctgagccccagagccagggcagctccagaggaTCCCCAAAAAGGGCTCCTGGCCTCTTCCTTTGGGGCAGGAGTTGTGCAGCACTGCCCACCATGCCGGGGGTCGGGAAGGGGATCCTGCCCCACTCATCCTCACCTGCAGGAGGGTCCTGAGAACTGGGAGGGGACTGCAAAGGTGAGGGGAATGAAACACCCCCTTGtgagggcagggggaggagatggagctgctcagcctggagatctccaaaaaaacatcaaaaaagATGTAGAATCTTATGATTGAGTCTTGAGGTGCAAGATCTCCAAAACAATCCCTCCAAAAGGAGCAGATCCCATAACTTTGTAAGACTCAGAAAAGAGATCAAACAGAGGGATTGGTGGCTTTTGAGGGGCAGAAAAACCCCAGGAAAATGTGGTTTAAGTTTCCAGGAAAATCATTTGGTTCACTTTGTTACGTGAATTAAAAGTAGTTCTGTAAGCAAGGAGAGCTGCCCTGCTCACTCCCTTCTCGCAACAGAGCAACACACAAAAAGCCTCATTAGCACCCAAAATTCAATCAATTTAATTAAACCCACCTCTCCTCACACTTGGACACCCCTGTTTAtgcacagctccttgctgtCCTGCTCACACTCACCCCTAAAATGCTGGATTTCAGCCCAAAGGACACCGGCCAGACTTATCATCACTCAAATTAAATGGATTTCCCAAAAAAatgaagagaaggcaggagggacctccagccaggccaggacTAAACATCACCTTGTCCTCAGGCAGAGCCTGAAACAGCTGGGATTATTTCCCCAAGAAAGATCTTTTGGGTTTGCAGGCAGCCAACAGCTCACGGGATCGTTTTGGTCACACCTGAACCCTCAGGTGCTGCTCAGACCCTGGACAAACCCACCCAGGGTGGGCAGGATCCTGGGAATTAATGTGCCAGCATCCCTGTGGGACCATGGGATCACTTTGGTCACGCTGAACCCTTCAGGTGCTGCTCAGACCCTGAACAAACCCACGCAGGGTGGGCAGGATCCTGCCAGCACCCCTGTGGGACCACGGATCACCCCCAaagggtcacagcagggctgtgctgggaaaaagccccaaaagcTTTGGtctgggaggggaggaggatgcCCAGAGGACACCTTGGGGAGGTGATGGAGCAGATCCCGCGGAGGATGCCCAGAGGACACCTTGGGAAGGTGATGGAGCAGATCCCGCGGGGATGCATCCCCAGGGAaatgcaggggctgtgccagccggTGCAGCCTCCCGGGCACGGATCGCTCCTGGGGCGCTCGGGGACGGAGGGGAGGGACAGCGGCGTTTATTTACCTTGGCTCCGGCGGGGCTTTGGCGCAGCGTCCGCGGCATCCTCGTGGCTGGTTTGGGGACGGGATAAGGGAACGAGCAGCGGAACCGGCCGGGCTGGGATGGCAGCGGGGGCAGCGCCGTCCCTCGGGATCGATGCTGTCCCGGGGGGGAGCAGCGCTGGGACAGCCCCAGAGGCGGGGACAGGCCCCTGGGGAGGGGGATGTCGCGCCCTGTGCCCGCCCAGGGGCAGCCCGGGCACAAAGGCTCCGCTCGCTCCCGGCTCCGGAGGGGagcgctgggctgggctgggctgagccgcCACCTCCTGGCGCCTTCCAGGAATCGGGAATTGGCGTGGGAAGGAGCTCAGAGCCCGTCCCgcgccacccctgccatggcagggacacctgccacCATCccgggctgctccagcctgccttGGGCACTGCCGGGGATCCAGGGgcggccacagctgctctgggaatgccATCCCAGccttccccaccctcacagggaattccatcccaaactCCCATCTAAAACTCATCCACACGGGGAGCAGCAGAGGTTTGGGACACGCTCGGTGCCCAGCGGCCCATTCCCATCCACTCCCatccattcccagcccctgcccaaaGCTGGCACTCGGCACCGCTGCTGGAGACGCTCCCGAGGGCATCCCCAGCCCCGGGAATCGCCTCCCGCCAGGAAAAGCCCCCGGAATTCAACCCCAGCGATGGCTCCGAGCGCTTCCCGAAGGGGGAAATCCCTGCCCAAGGGGTTGTCCCGGGGGTCTCCGCTGCCCGCACCCCCAGGTGGGGCTGCCCCGCACAGGGCAGCGCCGGCCCGGCAGCCGGAGCCGATCTGTCCCCGATCTGTGCCCGAGAGCCCCCGGCAGGGACAGatggggccgggccgggccaggctgaGCCGCTCCCGGGGCTGCTCCGCCACCCGCCCGAAAGAGCGGCTCCATCCGCTGCGGCCGCAGAACCTTCTGCTTCCCCCATTCCTCACACACAGGCGCCTTCCtgctttaattatttaaaactcCCGACTCCGGCTGTTTATTTTCGGGAGCTGTTATCCCATTCGACTATTTTGAGACTAAACAACAgcgacaaaaaaaaaaccccaccaactATAAAAAAATTGAAGCCTTTCCCTCATTCTGCCAGTGAAGTTTAATTCACTCTAATTATTTCATATTACTTAGACTGCAATAGTTTCATAATTTCTAGTATATTAAGCACTTAATACGTTGTGTCATTTCAAGCCGCATATTAAATTCTGCAAAGCACATTTTAATGAGCACTAAGTAGTGGGGCAATATTAATACAACCTAATGGCTCATTTCTGTGCCTGTGTTGGGAGGCACCGCTGGGGCAGGTGGGCTCAGCGGGGCCTGGGTGAAATTATGGGCTGGAGAGACACCCAGGGCACCTCCTCTGCGGGGTCACCCGGTGCCACTCCTGTCAGGTGGCACCAACGACCCACAGAGGCACAAAATGAGAGCGAAAGGTTCTGCTGCCACTCTGCAAGCTCCAAAATGTCCAAATGTTTCATTCCCTCAATGAGGGCCTCTCAGCTCAACTCATACCCCAAATTCACCTCCCTGGGTCACACCTGGGTCCCCTCCGTGATCCCCCCTGCACTCACCTGGGGGTGCCACCGGCCccgctgctctgctcagggccgCACtcggggtgtcctgtgcaggggaGCTGTGACCAGAGGAAGAATTCAGGAATCCCAGAATGGCtgggaagagaccttaaagctcatcccgttccagccctgccatgagcagggaccttcccgctgtcccaggctgctccaagccccgtccaacccGGCCCTGGGCACCCCCGGGATGAGACAGAGAAACCTTGAGAACGTTCTCTGAGACCCAGACAGACAAAACCCCATTTGGGCCTCCGCCCCGAGGGTTTTTAGCCTTCATCCCAGCCCACCGTGCCCACCTGCGCGGGCTGGGAgcgcctcctcctcccctcaggGTGGGTGGGCGATGCTGCCCCGCTGAGCTGATCCGAGCTCGGAATCAGGGCCGGAattgaggagctgcagctccggCTGCGCCCACGCGGTGGCGCCCCAGGCCGCGGAACGGCCTAATGATGAGCCTGGCGCTAATTGAGCCCCGCGCTAATTAACAGCGGCTCCTTCTCCGCCGGCCTCCCGGGGCCGGCCGGACCCCACCatggcagccccggccccgaTCCGGGGGTGCTCCGGGCCCGCATCCCTTCCCGGTGCCGATCCCGCGGTGCTCGGTGCGTCCCCTCCgagccccggagctgccccggTGCCGCCTCTCCCCATCCCGGCCCCGCAGCGCTGCCCCgttatttctgggctaaaacCCGGCTATTTCGGGCCCATAGGTGTGCGCGCACCTCCGCGCCCGCGCTCCGAGCTCATTAATGCGGTACCTTCATGTGTGAAAGGAGCATATAAATGGGCATTAATGAGCTCCGGCTGCTCGGGGAGCCCGGGGcacccccggcccggccccgggccAGCCCCACGCACCAGGCGGCTTCTCCAAGTGTGTTTTTATTAAAGAACCAAAGTCACGTACAGAGGGGGCTGTCCCCAGAGCGGGCGAGCGTTGTTGTGCCTCGGGAGTCGCGGGCCGCCCGTTAAAGTGCCGTTACATCCAGAATTTACAGGGGtggggggaaaggaggagggcGGGGGGAGATAAATATacatcataaataaataaaaatccgACAAATACTGTACCAAGAGAATCACAGTACATTTATATCCATTGCACATCGCCACTTTTGTTTCCAGTCTGGACGAGGGTGGAAGAAGCGGACACACGGGGAGGGAGGGGCGGGCGGAGCGGGGGCCGCCCCCGCCCTGGCGCAGTCCGAGCACAGCCGGGCTCTGTCCTCTATGTACAGGTGGCTCCTCGTGGGCATGGCTTGCGTGGGCTCTGCCCGCATGGCTTCGGCGTGGGGCGCGGCGCTCACTGGGGCAGCAGCGGCGGCTTGAAGGAGCAGTTCCCGCTGCAGTGCCGCGGGGTCAGCATCTTGCAGGAGAAGTGGTGCAGCGCGTCGTGAGCCTCTGCAAGGCAGCGAGCCGTCACCCCCGGAGCCCCCCCCCGGGCGGGGAGGGACCCCCGAGGCCTCTCCGAGACCCCCCCGGTACCTTTCAACTTCTGCTGGATGGCGTAGCGCGCCTTCCGCTCCTGGTCCAGCTCGTTGCACAGCGTGTCTGCGGTGGGAGCGGCGCTGGCTGAGGGTCCCGGGGGGCTGAGCCCGCCCCGGGGCACCCCGGGCAGGGGGACGGGGGGACGGGGGCGCAGGGCCGGGCACGGCTCTCCCGGCTCGCCGGGTAAGGCGGTTCACGGCTCGGATTTTTGATTTAGCCCGAGTGGAAGCGATTGCGGGAGCGAAGGTTCGTTCGCTGCCGTGCGAACGATTCCTCGCCGCTCGGAATCGCGAGAGGAGTTGGAGGGCAGGAAAAGGTACAGAAcgaaagaaaggaaaaacaaaacaaaacaaaaaaccccaaacaaaatcaacaaaaaacaggagaaacaaaaaaaaaaaaaaacccaaaaaacaaacaaacaaacaaaccccccaaaaacctctaaacaaacagaaaacaaccaaccaaaaaaatccctaaaacataaactgaaaaccccaaaacataaaCTGAAAACTCctcacccaaacaaaaaaaaaaaaaagcagaaataaaatagtttttttttaaaaagggaaataaaatgaataaaacaaaaataaaagtgctAACGGGCTCGGCCTTACCTCGCACgatctgcagctgctgcaccatCTCCTCCCGGTACGCCAGCTCCCGCTTCATCTGGTCCTGGAAGTTATCTGTGGGGCCGGGGGTCAGCGCCGCGCCCCCCTGCCCGGGCGGGCCGTGGGCAGGGGATGGGGCACCGGTACCTTTCAGGCTCTggaagtccctctccagctttttcCTCAGCTCCATTTGCTCCAGGACCAGTTTTTGTAACTCATCTGTTTAAAAATACACGGCGGGGTTGAGGGGAGCCCGCACTTTTCCATCTGGAGGCGGCTCAGCGCGGCGCTAATCGCATTACGTTACATTAATCACAGGAGTTAATCACTCCTGCACAAAACACAAATACCCCGAGCCGCGGGCAGAGGCCGGGGGGCGCCGCGACCCCCGCCCCTCACCTCGGGCCAGGTTCTCGATGTCCTTCTCCACCAGCTGCGTCCCGGTGACATCCATGGCGAGCCCTTCCTCGCCTGCGGGGCCAGAGCGGCGTCAGCCCGGCCGGGGAACCCGCGGAGGGGCCGCGCATCGCCCCGCGGAGCGGTGCTTACCTCTGTCGGTATTTACAGGGCTGGCATGAGAGACATTCCTTTGGTCCTGATAGGATTTTCTGCTCTCTAAATCCTCCGCCGCGGAGTGATTGTCTTCTTTATCTTGCTCTTAAAGTTAATAAACCGATTTTCAACCGTAAGCAATGAAAGTATGGTCCTGATATATCCTTAATTACATAATTACGGACAAAGCCCTCGTTAAAACCTTCTTAGCGGACATCCTAATCGCTTTGCCGTTGGAAAGTAGCTTGTGGGCAGGAGCTTGGCCCCGCCGGCCCATCCCCGCcgcgccggccccgctccccgcccggATCCCGTTTGTTTCGCTTTTCTCCCCAAAGCCCCAAACGAAAGCGGCCCCTCGGGACCCCCCCCGGGGCCGAGCCCGCGTTACCCTTGGCCTCGGGGGCGCACAGGAAGGCGGCGGGGGCTCCCAGGGACGCTGCGGGCTTCAgcggctgcaggagctcccccCTCTCGGCCGCGAACACCTGCAAGAGAGCGAGTGAggagcgggcccggccccgggcACCCCCGAGGGCAGAtcccgctgccggccccgcacCTCGTAggcgccgctgctgccgctgcgCTCGGGGCTGCCGTCGGGGCCCGGGCCGCCCTCCTGCGCGCCCGCCTCGCCCGCCTTCTCCTCGGGCCCCTCGGccccggcgggcggcggcggctcctcgGGCCCGGCCAGcagccgcggcggcggcggctcccggcCCTCGGCGGGGCCCACGGCGGGCACGGCggcgccttcctcctcctcgtcctccggGAAGCGGTTGGACTCCACGTCCACCTCGGGCTCCTCGGCCGTGTCGCCGCCGGGGGACAGCGAGCGGTAGCTGGAGCTGCCCTCGCTGAGGAAATCCGGCGAGAGGTAACCGGGCCCGCGGGGCCCCGCGCCGCCGAACGCCTCGCGGGTGCCGTAGAGCTTGGCGATGCTCTCGGCGTCCTTCACCACCGGGCGGAAGGCGGACAGGTAGCTGCCCTTCCTGGGCAGCGGCAGCGGCGCCAGCAGCGCCTCGTCCCCGGAGCGCTCCTCCTCGCCCGCCGCCCGCGACAGGGCGCTGGGGCAGCGCTCGCCCTCGGCGCCCGCGCCCTCCTGCGGGGTGGCGCTGCTCCGGCCGCTGCCCGAGGGCTCCGAGCCCTCCAGCTCCCCGTGCCGCCCCGCCAGCCCCGCCGgctcggccgccgccgccgccgccgctgccgccgccgccaccaCCACGGCCGTGGCGGCCGCCTTGGCCGGGCTCTGCGCGGGGTAGGGCGGCACGGGCAGGCTGCCGGCGGCCGGCCAGAACACGGGGAACGAGGGGTACACGCCGGCGTCCTTGGCGGCGCCGGGCTGGTGCGGCGGCTGGGCCGGCTGGTGCGGGTGGGGGTGCGGGGGTCCCCAGAACATGCCGGGGGGCAGCGCGCCGCCCTTGCCCGCCTCGCCGCCCCCCGCGCCGCCCAGCGCCTCCTCCTGCTTCTTGGGGCACAGTCCGAAGGCGGCGGCGGGGAAGCCGTAGGGGTGCGGGAagagcggcggcggcagctTCTGCAGCATCCCGAAGCCCTTGCTGGGCACCGGGATCACCGGGTAGCTGCGcaccgcgcccgccccgccgtgcgcgcccgcggccccgccgtgcgccgccgccgccgccagccCCAGCGCGCCGCGCTCGCCCGCCGCCTCCTGCCCGCTGCACCGGAGGCTCTTGTGCGCCGGGGCCAGCTCGGAgccggcgggcggcggcgggtgCAGCGCGGCCTTGGCGGCGGGGGAGCCGGCCCCGGGCCCGCCGGCGGCCGCCCCTTGCAGGGAGAAGGTCCGCTTGCGGGTGCCGCCGTTGAACATGGCCTTGACATCCTCCCAGGCGTGCGACAGCTCCTCCGTGGCCGTCTTGTCGCTGAGCTTGAGGTGGCGGCGCCAGGAGTTGAAGTTGGCGGCGTCGGGCTGGGTGTACTTGGAGTCCGGGGTGCGGTGGGAGTGGAAGATGAACTTGTTGGGCGAGAAGTACATGCTGCAGTAGCTGCACTTGATGCACTTGGCGCGGGAGCTGTTGTAGCGCGCCGGGATGAAGCTGCCCCGGGAGCCCCAGGCGCACTCGTGCACCACGTCGAAGGCGAAGTTCTCGGGCAGCTTGGGCGGCTTGTGCTCGCCCAGGAAGGACTTGCAGAGCCGCTCCGCCTCCCGCTTGGTGATCATGCCGCAGCGGCGGGACGAGATGGGCAtggccccggcccgccgcaggaTCTCCAGCTGCACCGGCGTGCACTGCACGCAGGTGATGCCCAGGGCCACGCGCCGGTTGTGGATCTCATTGTAGCTGTAGTTCTTGAGCAGCGTGTTGGAGATCTGCGCCAGGCACAGCCGCTCCTGCCCGTCGATGACCAGGGACACGATGGGCACGCCGTACAGGGAGGTCTCACCCACTTGGTTGGGCTTGAGGGTATTGGAGCCCTGGTACggctgcagctcttgctttGAATTTGGGGAGGAGCTTGCATCTCTCCCATTTCCCATCTGACTGGCGATCGCCTCCATTCCCCCCCAAAACGCCCCTGCAAAACGAAATCGGGGAAAGGCGCGGGTTAGAGGCGCTCCCGaggccccgccgccgctcccggcccgCCGCTCCCGGGCCCCGCGCTCCGCGGCCCGCCCGATCCCCGCCGCGCGGCCCGGCCGCTGATTGCTCTGCGCTGCCGGCCCCGACCCGGAGCCCCTCGGGCTCTGCCGCAGGACCCTCCCGGGCCGGCGGGGTCCGGCGAGGCCGGAGCGCATCCCCCGCCCGCGGCCGCCGGTACCGAGCGCCGCCGCATCCGGGCGCGGCCCCGCGGCTGAGCGGCCCCGGGAGCCCGGGGCAAGGGCACCCCGGGGGGGTCAGCACCTCCGCCTCCTGCCGCGCCGAGTCCCCGGGAGGTGCCGCGTCCCTTCCCTTTGTGCCGGCTCGCCGGGCCGTGCCCTGCCGTGCCGGTGTGCGGCGGGCTCCGGGCGGGCTCCAACGAAAGGCGCCGGAGGATGCGGCCGGCGCGTCCCGGGGGCCCGAGCCCCGGCCGGAGCGGGCGGGCCCAAACTTGGCGCTCGGTGCCcgcgggcggagcggggcggcgggcgcggTG
Coding sequences:
- the SKOR1 gene encoding SKI family transcriptional corepressor 1, coding for MEAIASQMGNGRDASSSPNSKQELQPYQGSNTLKPNQVGETSLYGVPIVSLVIDGQERLCLAQISNTLLKNYSYNEIHNRRVALGITCVQCTPVQLEILRRAGAMPISSRRCGMITKREAERLCKSFLGEHKPPKLPENFAFDVVHECAWGSRGSFIPARYNSSRAKCIKCSYCSMYFSPNKFIFHSHRTPDSKYTQPDAANFNSWRRHLKLSDKTATEELSHAWEDVKAMFNGGTRKRTFSLQGAAAGGPGAGSPAAKAALHPPPPAGSELAPAHKSLRCSGQEAAGERGALGLAAAAAHGGAAGAHGGAGAVRSYPVIPVPSKGFGMLQKLPPPLFPHPYGFPAAAFGLCPKKQEEALGGAGGGEAGKGGALPPGMFWGPPHPHPHQPAQPPHQPGAAKDAGVYPSFPVFWPAAGSLPVPPYPAQSPAKAAATAVVVAAAAAAAAAAAEPAGLAGRHGELEGSEPSGSGRSSATPQEGAGAEGERCPSALSRAAGEEERSGDEALLAPLPLPRKGSYLSAFRPVVKDAESIAKLYGTREAFGGAGPRGPGYLSPDFLSEGSSSYRSLSPGGDTAEEPEVDVESNRFPEDEEEEGAAVPAVGPAEGREPPPPRLLAGPEEPPPPAGAEGPEEKAGEAGAQEGGPGPDGSPERSGSSGAYEVFAAERGELLQPLKPAASLGAPAAFLCAPEAKEQDKEDNHSAAEDLESRKSYQDQRNVSHASPVNTDRGEEGLAMDVTGTQLVEKDIENLARDELQKLVLEQMELRKKLERDFQSLKDNFQDQMKRELAYREEMVQQLQIVRDTLCNELDQERKARYAIQQKLKEAHDALHHFSCKMLTPRHCSGNCSFKPPLLPQ